The genomic region gttagcagcggtgagggagtgtcagacttactaaccgtcgtgttccatcgtaggccttttatgtaacaGGGCCGCGggtgactctttcgaacaatcctgcagcccagAGAATCGGATGCccttgtaactgggttgaggagttcagataggcagtagctccttgtggcacactggtactcagctacatccggttagactggaagccgaccccaacatagttgggaaattgCTAGCCAGTTCCTTACCTGCATGTCAGCAACAGTCAAAGGCGGTTCATCTTCTCTGAGCACAGTTTCTCCGTCCAACTTCTTCAGATTGGGAAGTCTTCTAGCGGCTTCTGATCTCCAAGCTTCCAGTTCACAGCCATCATAGAGGGGGTTTCCAACGAAGAGTAGGTCTTCTAAATGTGGTAACTCCTGGAtaatgatatgaaaaaataataatggcgtccaaggctgatttcgaccacggcggctgtgCTCATagaaggagatcagccagctgcgcaggatatattatagtgcacaagcatttgcttggactgcggtgcactcactattccttctctctcttagcgcgatgggacgacaatccgacaccatgAGAGAGAGGCGCAGGACCGTCATTAACGTGCTCTACAATGCAcgcgataaaaaaatactatggtgtgtataaaatactagctgtttacccgcgtcccgtgggaactactgcccgtaccaggataaaatatagcctatgttactcgggaagagtagctttccaacagttaaaaacattttcaaattggtGCACCAGTTTCAGAGCCTTTGGGCACGAAGAATCAAATTGTTTCCTTTGGTAACAGCGAACAAAAAATGTGTACCTACGCTATGTCgcgagtccacagctagcatgtgtccgcgcggcggttgcagtgtcgcggacatgttagtaatgttcgcgcgcaatgtgttacaGTTTGCTACAGCGTGTACACCGGGGGAATTCCGCCTTTAGTTCATCTTACCTGTAACTTATTAAATTCACTCCATTCCTTAACTAAATTGTTGCTCATGTATAGAACTTTTAAGTTTCTCAAAACATGGATCCCTTTTAGTTTTTCAATCAAGTTGTAAGATATCCATAGTTCTTCCAATGTATCGCCGAGCGGTTCCTAAAACcatgaaaaaaaagtttctgacGAATTGAGaaagttttgttcatatttttccGTACCTAGTTACCTACTATATTGTGAAGACATTAGAAGCCAACTTTGGACATGCAAAGCTTTTCGACAGTAGgttcatgggcgtagccacactggggcaagctggggcatttgccccaccctgggccctggctctgacctgtaagatgtctgattaaacaatgttttttttactaactctaactaacaacatcaacaatcatatgtactatccgtaaattgtcgactttgaaaagagcgcgatcaaaacaaaatgcacgctcgagttcccgaacgtgcgcggtgcgagcgtcatttgaaagcgagccgtattccctaaaagaataggtgttatgtggcgtagcgagccaagccgtccatctaatccaaaaaataatgcattgaaggagatggaactggtagatgtgatcaaaatttcggaaatgcaattttatcctagtgtaaaaaccgcgctcgcAATTTTgctttttatcgacttatctatgcgagcgaGGGCGTTTTTATATGGACGTAAATCGGGtctgtcgtacctagtcccccccatgaaaaactatatttgggcgacattttacgtagtttttggttttgaggcttaaaaaataattaaaatttcgcgctcgcttcgctcgcgttttcagaaactgtgttatttttgtatttgtcaagaaacaaaaagttaagtacgtttgggctaaattttacgtaatatattatttaagtccgataaaaacttcacgctcgctccgctcgcgtattcagaaactacatgccctcatttttgcatttgtcaacaaacaaaaagttaagtacgtttgggctaaattttacgtaatattgtgtttaagtccgataaaaatttcgcgctcgcttcgctcgcgtattcagaaactatatgcccttatttttgcatttgccaacaaacaaaaagttaagtacgtttgggctaaattttacgtaatattgtgtttaagtccgataaaaatttcgcgctcgcttcgctcgcgtattcagaaactatatgcccttatttttgcatttgccaacaaacaaaaagttaagtacgtttgggctaaactttacgtaatatttggtttaagtccgataaaaatttcgcgctcgcttcgctcgcgtattcaaaaactatatccttatttttgcatttctcaacaaacaaaaagttaagtacgtttgggcaaaattttacgtaacatttggtttaagtccgataaaaatttcgcgctcgcttcgctcgcgtatctagacacacggcagtgtgtccgccaagttcgagcaaaaaagcgacacaccggccgtgggttatattacacgaaccatttcgggccaaattcgacccccctgtaactcaaaatctattttatttacgcatatcaaatttctagtatctgttgagaccccctcacttatctaaaatacaaaatttcattaatatacctattgtaggtcttgagcaaagactataaaaccacttggttttatagtctttgctcAAGCTTTTTCTATTAAGcttaagttttaatagaaaattaaatagttgattcattgcgtttagtaggtttataacaaggtgtatgaaaacttgccaagtaacatcattaaaaagtaactatttttaactgaggtatgtgtatggaacttggtacttattcagatctcacttcttttataggcgaagcattcccatattatcgaacttggcagtctttcacatttttgttttgggtgggattcagaaactacatgcccttacttttggcttttgtcctgtgtgtgattgtttattttctgtacctgaaaatataaacctctcaaattaagagattaacggctcaagatacaaaaaatcggagggccccCGCCCTTCCccggggataggttgactgctgccccaccctgagcccaaagctggctacgcccatgagtaggttattaaattatctgtatgtaggtactaacaAATACGCAAGGACTCAAAAAGAGTATACTTAGCTAACTTTGGACTTGAAAAGTTATATGGCTTAATTTCCAAAACATTTACTTATTGAAAAGTTGGTGAAAGAGCAGAAAAAAATCATCTCACCATGC from Helicoverpa armigera isolate CAAS_96S chromosome 31, ASM3070526v1, whole genome shotgun sequence harbors:
- the LOC126054366 gene encoding dynein axonemal light chain 1-like, giving the protein MAKATTIKEAIKKWEDKTGDQAATATEVSLMFQWPPIEKMDNTLATLTNCEKLSLSTNMIEKVTGLNTFKKLRILSLGRNYIKGFTGMEPLGDTLEELWISYNLIEKLKGIHVLRNLKVLYMSNNLVKEWSEFNKLQELPHLEDLLFVGNPLYDGCELEAWRSEAARRLPNLKKLDGETVLREDEPPLTVADMQPDGGDGVETLVSAETND